In Clostridium sp. SY8519, one genomic interval encodes:
- a CDS encoding DMT family transporter, translated as MTKAKTAGTAALLVSAFFWATAYIFVKQLIADIPPCFLLAVRYAIAAAIMLAAYLPKRRLLTWKMVLSGTIMGIFLFGEFFTFTVGLQYTTTSRSSLLIASYIILLPLAYWLIRRRRPARIDVLTAVVCMVGVCFIVGGNLGGFQIGDIYCLACAMCYAIYIVVSAKYSREYDTGLLNAIQITVTAVLSIFCSLIVGDYHGGITLPAFGGLVYLAVVCTILPFFLCLFGMKRVSTTASGILLSFESVFAAVMGVLLLHELFYWQLGVGAGIVVFSFFLPAVIRKAKPRL; from the coding sequence ATGACAAAAGCAAAGACTGCCGGAACCGCCGCACTGCTGGTATCCGCTTTTTTCTGGGCAACTGCATATATTTTTGTCAAACAGCTGATTGCTGATATCCCACCCTGTTTTCTGCTGGCTGTCCGTTATGCCATCGCTGCCGCCATCATGCTGGCGGCCTATCTGCCGAAACGCAGGCTCCTGACCTGGAAAATGGTGCTTTCCGGTACGATTATGGGGATTTTTCTTTTCGGGGAATTCTTTACCTTTACCGTAGGGCTTCAGTATACCACTACCTCCCGTTCTTCCCTGCTGATCGCCTCCTATATCATCCTGCTTCCCCTGGCCTACTGGCTCATCCGGCGCAGGCGCCCCGCCCGGATTGATGTCCTGACCGCTGTGGTCTGCATGGTGGGCGTATGCTTTATCGTAGGAGGCAATCTGGGCGGATTCCAGATCGGTGATATCTACTGCCTGGCCTGCGCGATGTGCTATGCCATCTACATTGTAGTATCCGCCAAATACTCCCGGGAGTATGATACCGGTCTGCTGAATGCCATCCAGATCACCGTCACCGCGGTCCTCTCCATCTTCTGCTCACTGATTGTAGGGGATTATCACGGCGGCATCACCCTGCCTGCGTTTGGCGGACTGGTCTATCTGGCTGTCGTCTGCACCATTCTCCCCTTCTTCCTGTGCCTTTTCGGCATGAAACGTGTTTCTACCACAGCCAGCGGGATCCTTCTTTCTTTTGAGAGTGTCTTTGCCGCCGTCATGGGCGTCCTTCTTCTGCATGAACTGTTCTACTGGCAGCTGGGGGTGGGCGCCGGCATTGTCGTCTTTTCCTTCTTTCTGCCGGCAGTTATCCGCAAGGCAAAACCAAGGCTGTAA
- a CDS encoding DUF1015 family protein: MADIKAVRAFRPDKDNVAVVTDLDMDNVNEKIRSGELYQYHRPSFFIYEVSSGNETQIGLIGTASVDDYIEGKIRNHMAIDMEADPEIIEAIEDTGVQEYPVVLTYPDQRYITKLIEIKREWAGAPLYHFTALNGVTHTIYSMDEGADVANMMDAFAGVPYLYVVEGQEMAASIASLEMFRRENEQEGPAYDRFLTLLLPYEIVKNDRCWLLDEVLDMLFTYKFE, from the coding sequence ATGGCAGATATCAAGGCAGTAAGGGCATTTCGTCCGGATAAGGACAATGTGGCGGTAGTCACCGATCTGGACATGGACAATGTAAATGAGAAAATTCGGAGCGGAGAGCTGTATCAGTACCACCGGCCGTCTTTTTTTATTTACGAGGTATCTTCCGGGAATGAGACGCAGATCGGACTGATCGGCACGGCGTCTGTGGACGATTACATAGAAGGAAAGATCCGGAATCATATGGCCATAGATATGGAAGCGGACCCGGAGATTATCGAGGCGATCGAAGACACCGGCGTGCAGGAATATCCGGTGGTACTGACCTACCCGGATCAGAGATACATCACCAAATTGATTGAAATCAAGCGGGAGTGGGCCGGCGCGCCGCTGTACCATTTCACTGCGTTAAATGGTGTGACCCATACCATTTATTCCATGGATGAGGGCGCGGATGTTGCAAATATGATGGACGCGTTTGCCGGCGTGCCGTATCTGTATGTGGTGGAAGGACAGGAGATGGCGGCGTCCATTGCGTCGCTGGAAATGTTCCGCAGGGAGAATGAGCAGGAAGGACCGGCCTATGACAGGTTCCTTACACTTCTGCTTCCCTATGAGATTGTGAAAAACGACAGGTGCTGGCTGCTGGATGAGGTGCTGGATATGCTGTTTACTTATAAGTTTGAGTAA
- a CDS encoding Crp/Fnr family transcriptional regulator: MNPPVMADWRNSSLFLDIPDAELKKAWSALHALEKNYAKDAVIYSAGDTVSSLGLVLYGSVRIESMDLLGNRRILSHIRPGDVFAETYAFQGDLPLLTDAVANEDCRILFLETSRKTLSRYHGQIWHERLLMNLLAISNQKNFHLAARSFHTSPHNIRDRVIAFLSSQAVSSHSSEFDIPFDRQQMADYLNLDRSALSKELGRMRRDGLIDFRKNHFRILRIPHAD, encoded by the coding sequence ATGAACCCACCTGTTATGGCAGACTGGCGAAATTCCAGCCTGTTTCTGGATATTCCGGATGCTGAACTCAAAAAAGCATGGTCTGCACTCCATGCCTTGGAAAAAAACTACGCAAAAGATGCCGTAATCTACTCCGCCGGCGATACGGTATCATCACTGGGGCTGGTGCTGTACGGGAGCGTCCGGATCGAATCCATGGATCTTCTGGGCAACCGGCGCATCCTCAGCCATATCCGTCCCGGTGATGTCTTTGCCGAAACCTATGCGTTCCAGGGGGACCTGCCCCTTTTAACAGACGCGGTAGCCAACGAGGACTGCCGGATTTTATTCCTGGAGACCAGCCGGAAAACCCTGTCCCGCTACCACGGCCAAATCTGGCACGAACGGCTGCTGATGAACCTGCTTGCCATTTCCAATCAGAAAAACTTCCATCTGGCCGCCCGCAGTTTCCACACGTCCCCTCACAACATCCGGGACCGGGTGATCGCGTTTCTGTCTTCCCAGGCGGTATCCAGCCACAGCAGTGAATTTGATATCCCTTTTGACCGGCAGCAGATGGCGGATTATCTGAATCTGGACCGCAGTGCCCTCTCCAAGGAGCTGGGACGCATGCGCAGAGATGGCCTGATTGATTTCCGCAAAAATCACTTCCGGATTCTGCGCATTCCTCACGCTGACTAG
- a CDS encoding alpha-amylase family glycosyl hydrolase — translation MAWYEEAVFYHIYPLGLTGAPKQNQGGPVEHRLLTLIPWLDHMVEIGCSALYIGPLLESVGHGYETTDYRKVDRRLGTNEDLALFVRECHSRGIRVILDAVFNHTGREFFAFQDLKKNREASRYRDWYRNVDFSGNNEYGDGFSYENWGGYNLLPKLNQCNPEVVRYHKETVQFWVDTFAIDGLRLDAANVLDFGFMHELRMQADQIRPDFWLMGEVIGGEYIRWANPEHLHAVTNFVLHKALYSAHNDHNYFEIAHNVKRLYDMGGSRTAGLGLYNFSDNHDFNRIMSMLHNQAHYTPVQILVYTLPGVPAVYYGTEFGLEGCKGPDSDDALRPALNLSDYADAVRENPCTALIAALGRIRRQNRALSYGEYQELYLTNRQYAFARYLDGEAVLVTVNNDDAPAEINVPDLGFGRYRGALWGTAAGSEQGRLCLTVPGNSGEIWLPES, via the coding sequence ATGGCATGGTATGAAGAGGCTGTTTTTTATCATATTTACCCGCTGGGGCTTACGGGGGCTCCGAAGCAGAATCAGGGAGGACCGGTGGAGCATCGGCTGCTGACGCTCATTCCCTGGCTGGATCATATGGTGGAAATCGGGTGCAGCGCGCTGTACATCGGGCCGCTGCTTGAATCTGTGGGACATGGGTATGAGACCACGGATTACCGGAAAGTGGACAGACGGCTGGGAACCAATGAGGATCTGGCGCTTTTTGTCAGAGAGTGCCACAGCCGGGGAATCCGGGTGATTCTGGATGCCGTATTCAATCATACGGGCAGAGAGTTTTTTGCGTTTCAGGATCTGAAGAAAAACCGTGAAGCGTCCAGGTACCGGGACTGGTACCGAAATGTGGATTTTTCCGGAAATAATGAGTACGGGGACGGATTCAGCTATGAAAACTGGGGCGGATACAATTTGCTGCCCAAACTGAACCAGTGCAATCCGGAGGTGGTTCGCTATCACAAGGAGACGGTGCAGTTCTGGGTGGATACGTTTGCGATCGACGGACTGCGGCTGGACGCGGCGAATGTACTGGATTTCGGCTTTATGCATGAACTCAGAATGCAGGCAGACCAGATCCGGCCGGACTTCTGGCTGATGGGAGAGGTCATTGGCGGAGAGTATATCCGGTGGGCCAATCCGGAACATCTCCACGCGGTGACCAATTTTGTCCTGCACAAAGCGCTGTATTCTGCGCATAATGATCACAATTATTTTGAAATCGCCCATAACGTGAAACGTCTGTATGATATGGGAGGAAGCAGGACTGCCGGACTGGGACTGTATAATTTCTCGGATAACCATGATTTCAATCGAATCATGTCGATGCTTCACAATCAGGCGCATTACACGCCGGTACAGATTCTGGTATACACACTGCCCGGTGTGCCGGCAGTTTATTACGGAACAGAATTCGGCCTGGAAGGATGCAAGGGACCGGATTCGGATGACGCCCTGCGTCCGGCGCTGAATCTGTCCGATTACGCGGATGCGGTCCGGGAGAATCCGTGCACGGCGCTGATTGCGGCCCTGGGACGGATCCGCCGGCAGAACCGGGCGCTGTCCTACGGAGAGTATCAGGAGCTTTATCTGACGAATCGCCAGTATGCTTTTGCCCGGTATCTGGACGGGGAAGCGGTGCTGGTAACCGTGAATAACGATGATGCGCCGGCAGAAATCAATGTTCCGGATCTGGGCTTTGGCCGGTATCGCGGCGCGCTGTGGGGTACGGCGGCAGGATCGGAACAGGGAAGGCTCTGTCTGACGGTTCCGGGAAATTCCGGGGAAATCTGGCTGCCGGAATCCTGA
- a CDS encoding TetR/AcrR family transcriptional regulator, which yields MDAQKAKIIEAAIGLFQEYGVKFTMDQLARSLKMSKKTLYVVLKDKMTLYHEAVDYLFDSIKTSEQQVLQDPDLDPAERIRRLLGAMPERYRSLNFQKLYILRDKYPEIYRHLTERLENDWEETIRLLEEGMESGVLRRFSIPVFKTMMESSLERFFQQDVLVQNGITYQEALDQVVGILVDGIRSEADHQGETGAGRCSEGNRMTGQ from the coding sequence ATGGATGCACAGAAGGCGAAAATCATTGAGGCGGCCATCGGCCTGTTTCAGGAATACGGTGTGAAATTTACCATGGACCAGCTGGCAAGATCCCTGAAAATGAGTAAAAAGACCCTGTATGTTGTATTGAAAGACAAGATGACCCTGTATCACGAGGCCGTGGATTATCTGTTTGATTCCATTAAAACCAGTGAACAGCAGGTACTGCAGGATCCGGATCTCGATCCGGCGGAACGGATTCGGCGGCTCCTAGGCGCCATGCCGGAACGGTACCGCAGTCTGAACTTTCAGAAGCTCTATATCCTCCGGGACAAATATCCGGAAATCTACCGTCATCTGACGGAACGCCTGGAAAATGACTGGGAGGAAACCATCCGCCTTCTGGAAGAAGGCATGGAGTCCGGGGTACTGCGCAGGTTTTCGATTCCGGTATTCAAGACCATGATGGAAAGCTCTCTGGAACGTTTTTTTCAGCAGGACGTACTGGTGCAGAACGGGATTACTTACCAGGAAGCACTGGATCAGGTGGTGGGTATTCTGGTGGACGGGATCCGCTCCGAAGCAGATCATCAGGGAGAAACCGGGGCAGGGAGATGTTCGGAAGGAAACAGAATGACCGGACAGTAA
- a CDS encoding PhzF family phenazine biosynthesis protein: MTYVYTMQAFASAPDEGNAAGVVLQEAPGDPAPPVVCGSGLREEAMQRLAAELNYSETAFVQSVGSNTVRIRYFTPLREIEMCGHATVASFALLLERGILAPGRWILETQEASYRVLAEPDRIWIDFGMPQPEEVLTGEQTAELCRAYGLTPEDLADADRLPVQKITAGIPDIHMIVRDQETLLRAEQDAEAVCEISRRLQAVGVHMSCIEELQERKIRCSNFAPLYGIAEECATGTANAGLTALLYSRGFLAADTQVRILQGEHMHRLGHLWGRAESRVDGIHVMIGGQAVCTGSFQKKEE; the protein is encoded by the coding sequence ATGACATACGTTTATACAATGCAGGCATTTGCATCTGCTCCGGATGAGGGGAATGCGGCTGGCGTTGTACTGCAGGAGGCGCCGGGAGATCCGGCGCCTCCTGTGGTTTGCGGCAGCGGCCTCAGGGAAGAGGCGATGCAGCGGCTGGCGGCAGAGCTGAATTATTCGGAAACCGCCTTTGTACAGTCCGTTGGTTCGAATACCGTTCGGATCCGCTATTTTACCCCGCTGCGGGAGATCGAAATGTGCGGCCACGCAACCGTTGCTTCCTTTGCGCTGCTTCTGGAACGGGGCATACTGGCGCCGGGCCGGTGGATTTTGGAAACACAGGAGGCAAGTTACCGGGTTCTGGCAGAACCGGACCGTATCTGGATCGATTTCGGTATGCCGCAGCCGGAGGAAGTGCTGACAGGGGAACAGACGGCGGAACTGTGCCGGGCATACGGACTGACGCCGGAAGATCTGGCAGACGCAGACCGGCTGCCGGTGCAGAAGATTACAGCAGGGATTCCGGACATTCATATGATTGTCCGGGATCAGGAGACGCTGCTGCGGGCAGAGCAGGACGCGGAGGCGGTGTGTGAAATCTCCCGGCGGCTGCAGGCAGTAGGGGTGCATATGAGCTGTATCGAAGAACTGCAGGAGAGGAAGATCCGCTGCAGCAATTTCGCACCTCTGTACGGAATTGCGGAAGAATGCGCCACAGGCACGGCCAATGCCGGACTGACCGCCCTGCTGTACAGCAGGGGATTCCTTGCGGCAGACACGCAGGTGCGCATTCTCCAGGGGGAGCATATGCATCGGCTGGGACATCTCTGGGGCAGGGCAGAAAGCCGGGTGGATGGGATTCATGTGATGATCGGCGGGCAGGCAGTCTGTACCGGAAGTTTTCAGAAAAAGGAGGAATGA